The DNA region CCCCGCGCTCTCCATCTCGATGGCGACGGCGTCCTGGTAGTGCTGCCGCAGCATCTCCCTCATCGGCGAGACCTGCCGACTCAGCGGCGAGTCGGGCGAGTTGAGGACCACCTCGCCCGCCGCGACGGGTTTGAGATGGACGCGGGGAGGCGCAACTTCGGGCGGCTGCGGCAGGCACGCGGTCCAGCCGGGGGACCGGCGGACATGCCGGGCGAGCTGTTGAAGGCCGTGAGGCGCGGGCCAACTCCTCGGCCGGGCAAGGAACTTGCCGTTCTCCTCCTTGCCTCCGTGAAGGGCGTGGACGCGCGTCGCCACGACCACGTCACCGAGCCGCGGCTCGTCGGACCTGAGCGCGCCCGCCACCCCGACGAAGAACACCGCTCGCGGTCGGAACATCGCGATGGCCCGCTCGGTGAGCACCGCCGCGCCCTGGTTGCCGTCCCCGATCTCCGCCAGGGCGACCTGCCACGGGGTGCCGTTGAGCCATCCTGTCTCGAAGAGCGTCCCCGCGTCGTGCGGCTGCTCCCTGAGCCCCGCCAAGTGGCCGCGCACCGCCTGGTATTCGACGTCGAGCGCGGTCAGTACGACGACCGTGCCGCCTTGTTCGGCCTCCACGAACGTCCCCGTCCCCGTCCGTTCCTCTGTGTCCGCTGCCTACGAGCGGAGCCCTGCCGCGCGGCACTGCGACCGCGAGTGCTCGCGAGGGCTCTTCGGAGCGTCCACCCGATGCGGACCCAGCTCAGGTGAGGGCCCAGGTGATGATGGCCCGTCAACTCCGCCCGAGCCACGGGACGTTACCACCCACCCGCCCAATCCGGCAGAACGCCGGGGAAGAAGGGACGAACGTCCACTACGGGGAGGATCACGGCGACGAGACCGGCGGCGATTCCCGGGGCGCCTTCCGTAAGTCGGCGTACACCGTGATCTGCACGGCCAGCACGGCGACGGCCGCCAACTCGGCCAAGGAGACCGCGATCAGGGCCATGCTCCTCGGCTCGGCCGCCCAGAACACGACGACGGCGGCGACCGGTGCGACGCAGAAGGTGAGCAGATCGACGCCGAGTTGCAGATACTTGCGCGGCGCCCGGCGGGCGTCGCCGCGATGAGCCACCTCCCAGCCGAAGGGCTGGAGCCGCTCGTCGCCTTCTCCTCGTTCGTCTGTCAACACAAGGAGCCTCGGGGCGAGTTCCTCGCGTATGTAGCGGCCGATGGCCGAGATCTTCTCGTCGTTGACCAGATAGGTCCACCCGAGCAGCACCGAGACCGGCGGCAGCAACAGCAGCAGCTCGGTCTGACCGTCCCGGCGCACTACGGCGGCGATGACCGCGCCCATCGAGGCGAGCGTCGCGTAGAGGAGATTGTCGCGGAAGCCGATCCGGGACCGCTGCTCGCTCTTGATCTGCTCGTACTCCGCCACGAGCAGCCCACCGATCGTGACGTCCTCACCTCTGGACACGCTCCCCCTTCGCGATGCCGACGCCCGCCTGACCGGGCTCCACGGATCAACAACGCGCTCTCACAGGCTGCGTCGCCGATACGTCGCCGATAATTGGGACACGCAGGTGTGTTCGGACGCAAGACCAACCTGAGGACGGCCCAGCGCAGGGGCCAGGGCGTGGGGGCCGGGAGCTCGGAGCCGGGGGCCTCGAAACCGGAGGCCTCGGCGCACGCCACGAGCGTCGGGCCCTCGCGCCCAGGACGCTCGATGTGCGGTCGCCGTACGGGTCTTGTCCTCAGCCGACCCTGATCGCCCTCGTGAGCATCGTCGCCGTCGGGGCGGTTTCCGCTTCACGCCGTGCGCTGCCCGCTTCTGCTCGTCGTGCACGCCCTTGCCCGTCAGATGCGTCGGGGGGCGCCGCCCGGAGAATGCCCGGCGCGGGTACGACCGTGCGGTCCGTCGCTCCGCCGGTCCGCCGAGCGGCGCCCGCTTCCGGCCCGTTCACCCGGTACCCGCGTTGACACGGCCCCGGGCTCCTGCTGGACTCCAGCGCGAGCCGTGCCCGACCCGACCCCGTGAGGCCCCCGCATGCCCGCGCCACCCCCCACCGCCGACACCGGCGGCGCCGATGCCGCTCCCGTCGCCGTGCTCGGCGAGTGCGTCGCCGACGCCTTCGTACGTCCACCGGCCACGGACGCGGGCACCCCGGCGATCGGCCTCGACGTACTGCCCGGCGGCGGCCCCGCCAACACCGCCGTCGCCCTCGCCCGGCTCGCCACCCCCACCCGGTTCCTCGGACGCATCTCCGGCGACGTCTTCGGCCGCCTCTTCCGCGACCACCTGGCCACCTCCGGCGTCGACTTGAGCCATACGGTCGCCGCGCACGAGCCCAGCACCCTCGCCGTCGCCGACCTCGACGACGACGGCCGTGCCGACTACTCCTTCCACGCGGAGAACACCGCCGACTTCCAGTGGACCGCGCAGGAACTCGCCACCGCCGCCGACGGCCCCCTGACGTGCCTTCACACCGGCTCACTCGCCCTCGTACGGCCGCCCGGCGGAGAGGAGATCGAGGCGCTGCTCTCCGACGTACGCAACCGTGCCACCGTCTCCATCGACCCCAACGTCCGCCCGCTGCTCGTCGATCCGGCCGCCTACCGCAGCGCCCTCCCACGCTGGTGCGCAGCCGCCGACATCCTCCGCCTCTCCGACGACGACCTCACCCACCTCGCCCCCGAGGGCACCACCCTCGAACAGGCCGCCGATACCTTCCACGCCGACGGCGCCCGCCTCGTCGTGATCACCCTCGGCGCGGACGGCGTCTTCGCCTCCCTCGACGGCGAACGCCTGCACGCCCCGGCAACCCCGGTGACGGTCGTCGACTCCGTCGGCGCGGGCGACTCCTTCATGGCGGGCTTCCTCCACTCCCTCCACGCCGCGGGAACCCTGGGCACCCGCCTCGACACCCTCCGCCCCGAACAGGTCGCCACCGCCCTCCACTTCGGCGCCCGCGTGGCTGCGGCGGTGTGCGGGGTGCGGGGGGCGAACCCGCCTTGGGCCGGGGAGTTGTGAGAGCCAGGGCAGCGGGCGGCTAGCGGAGCAGGCTCCGGCACGATCGCCCGGACAGGGCAAATCTCCGTCAGCAAAGCTGACGGAGCCTCATACAGGATCGACGCTAACTCAGGCTCTCGTTGGGGGTTGGTCGCCAGCCCGCGCGCAGTTCCTCCTCTGCCACGCGCACAACTCGCCTGATAGCTTCGGCATTTGCAAGATGTTTCTCCTTGAATTCTCTCTTGTTGCGCGCCCGTGAGATATTGGACCGAATCATTCCCGCTAGGGAGGCGGCTGCGAGTACAAGTAGCGGTATGGACACGGCGAACGTACTGAAGAACAGGGCCCCGAAGCCTCCGAAGACCATGGTCAGCGAGCCGAGGCATGACACGCCCCAGGCACCACCGACAGCAGAAGCCAACTGCTTGCTCGCCTCTTCTTCGATCCGGTAGCACTCCTCGGGATCCAGGACGTTCACGCCCGTTTCCTGCAGAACGCGCTTGGCTTCTGCTTGCGCTGCCGGATTCGCTCGCACGAGTTCGCGCTTGGGGCCGCCGATGATGTCCGCGGACGGAGCATCCATGCGGCGGACTTTCCAGTAGTAGCGGCCCGAGGTCTTGATCTTGTCGACGAGCTCGAACCCCCAGGAGTGAGCGACCTGTCGAGCTCGTTCATCGTCGAACGGGGCCTTGGAAGACTCGCGCATCCGAATCTCGTTCACGCCGATATGTGTGTCCCGGCTGGCGCTCTGCCGCCAGTTGTCATTCTGAGAACTGAGAAAATACAGGAAGCGCGATGTCGCGCCGTCCAGACTCCGATCATTCATCCGAACTCCTTTCGGGCCCAACGGTCAGTCGCGGCGGGCGTACTTCTGGATGTGTGAGATGCGGCAACATGCGGAGTAAACGAGATCCCGGCGAGGAACCCACCGAACATGGGGAGCAGGTCAGGCCAGTAGTCCAGATCGCTCGTGCCAATGGCTATCTGGAGGTAGGCCGATCCGTCGGGGAAAGGTAGGTACGCCTCAAGCTGGCGCTGCACCTCTGGTTCGACAGGGGCATCCGGTGACAACAGAGTTACCGGAGACGGGCCGATCACATCTCTCGTGATGAGGGCGGCCTTGCCCGCAGGAAGACTCACAACCCCGGCGTCCACACGGTCGCCCGGAAACCGCTCAGGGACTTGCTGCACAACTCGCTCCGCGAAACTGGCCCCTCCTGGCGGTGGACCGTCGACCATTAATGCGGTCACCATCCCGCTGCAAGCCGCCCCGTCCTCAAGCGAGTACATGAACGATGCGAGATAGACTGCGCCTTCCTCGATCAAGCTGTGCACGAGAAGCTCGGTACTGGCTACTAACTGCAGCTTCTCTTCTGGTGAAACCTGCGGATACAGAGCGTTGATCAGATCGGCAAATCGCTCCGCTCGCGCAGCAGGATCCTCATCCAGAGCCACAGGCGTAAACCCTTCGGGCGAGAAGAACCAGACCGGGACCAAAGTCCCTGATTTCTGCGCCATACTCACTGAGCGACCCCCAGTGCTACCGCTCCGAGCCCGAGGGCACTGGCGATACCGGCGGAGGTGCCATGCACCCCGTCGCCGATCCCACCGATCACGTTCGCGTACGCACCACCGCTGGTGTTGAGATCCCCTGCCTGTTTGGAGTCGGATAACAGAGAGGGAACCTGTGACGCAGTCAGTGCTCCGGTGGCCCCAGCAGTGGCGCCACGCTTGGCGGCCGTCTCAACCGACTCACTCCAAAGGTTCTTCTGCGCTACGTGCTTCACGGTGCGGTCGATGAGGTAAGGGGCTTCCCGGGCTCCATCTTCGATGGCCTGCTTTCCGACGAGCACCCCGTCCCTGAAGCCTTGCCAACCGCCCCGTACCCCCTGCTGGATACTGGACATCCTGCCCGCGCCTTCCGCCCCTGACAGCATGGCGCGGATTCCACCACTCTCGCGGGCAGCCGTTGCCAGTCCCGTGCCCACCAACTTGGCACCGGGAATGGCACCCAACAGATCACCGCCCAGGGTGATGTAGTTCCCCACGTTCTTCTGCGGGGGCCACAGCGCACCTTCTTTGGCGTACTGATACGAGTGCAGTCCCAGGGCGAGCAGACTCATCCCCACAGCAAAGGGCGCCAGCACCGGGCAGAAAATCGCTGCCACGCCAAGCACACCCGCCGCAACCCCGACCACGTCGCCCCCATGCTCCCCCCACCAGTCCTTGAAGTCGTTCCAGTCAGGGTCCGCCGTGCTGTCGGCCGCCTCGCGGATGGCGCGTTCCTTCGCGTGGGCCACGGACTTGTGGTCGTCTTCGAGGGCGTGAGCGCGCCTGATCAGATCGTCTAACTCGGACCGGGCCGAATTCAGCTTGGAGACGGCCTCGTCGAGCTTGTCGCCTGCCGCCTTGTAGCGCCGCTTGGCGCTCTCCAGCGCGTCGTGGTCCGAGAAGGTACGGCCGGCGAGGTCGAGGTCGGGATTGGAACGGGCGCCGCGGTGTTCGGACTCGGCTTTGTTCAAATGCGCCCGGGCGGCCTTGGCTTGGGCTTCGAGGCTGCGGGCTTTCGGCTGGTTCTCCAGCAGGGTCTGGTGCCATCCGTCCAGGGCCTTGCGGGCCTGGGCCGCGCCGTCTCGCGCGTCACGGAGATAGGTGGGGAGCTTGCCGACGTGCTTCTTGAAGGCCTCGGCCGCCTCGCCGGTCCAGGTGTCGTCCTTGCCGGACTTGATGCGGTCCAGGACCGCATACACCTCGTTCAGGTGCCGTACCAGCTTGGCCATGCTCGTGACGAGGTTGTCGACCACGTGGGCGGCACCGGGGGCCGGATTGAAGCCGAGGCCCGACCAGTCCTGAGAGTTCGCGGTCACTCCTTCCCACCGCCCACGTCGTTGAGAGCCTCGATGATCCCGGACTCGTTCTTGGCGTACTCCGAGCCGATCTTTCCCACCTTGCCCTTGACGTCGTCGACGATGTCGCGGATTCGGTTCAGGCCGTTGTCCCATTTGTCGCCGAAATGTTCGCAGGCGTCGTCGAGGAAGTCGTAGCCGAGGCCCTTGGGGCCGATCTCCTTGAGTGCGTTCAGACCGTGCTCGAGTTCCGTTGTGCAGTCGTCGAGATCCTTGGCTAACTTCCTCAGTGCCGCGAGTTCGACTGCGTAGCCCCCCGCCACGCGGTCCACCCCTCCCTGTGCTCGTCTGTCGCAGAGTTTCGCCAGCGTAGCAAGGAGTGAAGCCAAATATGACGGGGCGTCAACTACGTCAACTGCCTTCCGTACAGGCGGTTTTCGTGTCGGTCATACCGACGTCACCGAGTCCCGGAACTGCCCCGGAACGACCCCCGGGCAAGGATCTCACCCCACCCCCGGCCGTGCCCTGTCCGCGATCGCGCGGAGGTCCAGTGTGTGGGGGAGCGTGCCGAAGGCCGTGCCCCAGTCGCCGCCCAGGCGCGAGGCGCAGTACGCGTCGGCCACCGCCGCGGGCGCGTACCGCACCAGTAGCGATCCCTGGAGGACCTGTGCCATGCGTTCGACGAGGCGGCGGGCGCGGGCCTCGATGCCGTCGAGGTCGGAGAGTTCGTTCAGCAGATCCTTGACCGCGGCGTCCAGGCGGTGGTCGGTGCCGCGTGCCTGGCCGATCTCCTCCAGGAAGGCGTTGAGTGCCTCGGGTGAGCGCTGGAGTGCGCGCAGCAGGTCCAGGGCCTGTACGTTGCCCGAGCCCTCCCAGATGGAGTTGAGCGGTGACTCACGCAGCAGCCTGGGCATCCCGGACTCCTCGACGTAGCCGTTGCCGCCCAGGCACTCCAGTGCCTCGCCGACGACGGGCGTGCAGCGTTTGGTCACCCAGTACTTGGCGGCGGGCACGGCCAGCCGCAGCAGCGCGCGCTCCCGCTGTGCGTTCTCGCTGTCCCCCTGCGCCGCGTCGAACGCCGAGGCGAGCCGCATGGTGAGGGCCGTCGCCGCCTCCGACTCCAGCGCCAGGTCCGCCAGTACGTTCTGCATCAGCGGCTTGTCCGCGAGCAGCCCGCCGAACGCGCTGCGGTACGCGGTGTGATGGGCGGCCTGCGCGACGGCCTGCCGCATCAGCGCGGCCGAACCCGTGACGCAGTCCAGGCGCGTCGCGGCGACCATTTCGATGATCGTGGCGACGCCTCGGCCGACTTCGCCGACGCGGCGGGCCCACGTCGTACCGTCGAACTCGACCTCGCTGGATGCGTTCGAGCGGTTGCCGAGCTTGTCCTTGAGGCGCTGGATGCGGAAGGTGTTGCGGGAGCCGTCGGGCAGGACGCGAGGCACCAGGAAGCAGGTCAGTCCGCCGCCTTCGGGAGCCCCCTGGCCCTCCGGGCCTTCCGGACCCTCCTGGCCTTCGGGGCCGCCCACCTTCGCCAGCACCAGGAACACATCCGACATCGGCGCCGAGCAGAACCACTTGTGCCCGGTCAGGACGTATTCGCCGCTGCCCGCGCCCTCGCCGGTGAGCGGCACCGCGACCGTCGAGTTGGCCCGTACGTCGCTGCCGCCCTGCTTCTCGGTCATGCCCATACCGGCGATGGCGCCCGCCTTGGACCGTGCCGGACGGTCGAGGCCCGGCTCGTAGACGTGCGAGGAGAGCAGCGGCTCCCATTCGGCGGCGACTTCGGGCTCCCTGCGCAGCGCGGGCACCGCCGCGTGCGTCATGGACACCGGGCAGCCGTGGCCCGCCTCGACCTGCGACCAGACGTAGAAGCCGGCGGTGCGCCGGAGTTGCCCGTCGGGCCGTGACCAGGCGTCGGTCAGCCCGGCGCCGACGGCCCTGTCCATCAGGCGGTGCCAGGCGGGGTGGAACTCGACCTCGTCGACGCGGTTGCCGTAGCGGTCGTGCGTACGGAGCACGGGCGGCACCTCGTTGGCCTGCCTGCCCCACTCCTGGGCCTCCGCGGAACCGGCGCCCAGGCCCAGTTCGCTCAGCTCGGCGCGTACGGCTTCGGCGTGCTCGGGGGCGGCATGGCGGGCGACCGTCTCGGTGAGGGCCGGGTCCGCTTCGAAGATGTCGTAGTCGACAAGGGGCGGCGGCTGATTGGTCACGGTGTGAGTGGAGGCTGGCATGGCAGATACGTTAAGGAGGTGCAACCAGCCGACGAAACCCCACCGCGCCAGGGCGGACGCTTCCGCAGGGCGCGCGTCATCTACCAGAACGTCCCGAAGCGCAAGATGGCGTGGCTGTTGCTCAAGGACACCGTCGACTCGTGCATGGAGTACCGGGTGCTGGGGCTGGCCGCCGAGGCGGCCTTCTTCACCCTGATCTCGATTCCGCCGCTGCTGCTCGGGCTGATCGGGCTGCTGGGTTATCTGGACGCCTGGATCGGCACCGACACGATCGCCTCCATCAGGCAGAACTTCCTCAACGCCGCGACGGCGGTGCTCTCCGACCGCGGGGTGCGGCAGCTCGCTCGTCCCCTCATCGACGACGTCATCCGGGGCGGTCGGCCCGATGTGATCTCGCTGGGCTTCGCGCTGGCGCTGTGGTCGGGGTCGCGTGCAGTGAACGTCTTCATCGACACCATCACCGTGATGTACGGGCTGGACGGGCACCGCGGCATCGTCAAGACGCGGCTGCTGGCGTTCCTGCTGTACCTCGTGGCGCTGGTCGTCGGTGCCGTGGCGCTGCCGCTGATGGTGGCCGGTCCCGACGCGGTGCTGCGGCTGGTGCCGCAGGCGCAGTGGCTGGTGACCGTCTTCTACTGGCCTACGGTGCTGCTGCTGTCGGTGGCCTTCCTCACCACGCTCTACCACGTGTCGGTGCCGGTGCGTTCGCCGTGGCGTGAGGACATTCCGGGTGCGCTCGTGGCGCTGGTGATGTGGGTCGTGGGGAGCGTGCTGCTGCGGCTCTACATCACCAACACCGTTGAGGGGCCCACGATCTACGGTTCGCTGGCCGCTCCCGTCGCCGTGCTGCTGTGGATCGGCGTCTCCGCCTTCGCCGTCCTGGTCGGCGCGGCCGTCAACGCCGCCATCGACCATGTGTGGCCGTCCGTCGCGACTGCCGCCGCCCGCCGCATGAACGAACGCATGCGTGAGGAGGCGGCCGCCGAGGTCGTGGCGGCGGCAGCGGCGCGGCGTGCGATGCGCAGCGCGGAGAGCACGGGCGGGGAGGACCTGGAGGAGGACGCCCCGGCGGAGTTCCCCGAACGCTGGACGAAGTTCCTTCCGCACGCCGACATCCGCTCCCGGCTGCGGTCGCGGCGTAAGCGCTGACGCGCTGACGGGCGGGGCGCGCTGACGGGCGCGCGACGGGCAA from Streptomyces marispadix includes:
- a CDS encoding carbohydrate kinase family protein, with the translated sequence MPAPPPTADTGGADAAPVAVLGECVADAFVRPPATDAGTPAIGLDVLPGGGPANTAVALARLATPTRFLGRISGDVFGRLFRDHLATSGVDLSHTVAAHEPSTLAVADLDDDGRADYSFHAENTADFQWTAQELATAADGPLTCLHTGSLALVRPPGGEEIEALLSDVRNRATVSIDPNVRPLLVDPAAYRSALPRWCAAADILRLSDDDLTHLAPEGTTLEQAADTFHADGARLVVITLGADGVFASLDGERLHAPATPVTVVDSVGAGDSFMAGFLHSLHAAGTLGTRLDTLRPEQVATALHFGARVAAAVCGVRGANPPWAGEL
- a CDS encoding putative T7SS-secreted protein → MTANSQDWSGLGFNPAPGAAHVVDNLVTSMAKLVRHLNEVYAVLDRIKSGKDDTWTGEAAEAFKKHVGKLPTYLRDARDGAAQARKALDGWHQTLLENQPKARSLEAQAKAARAHLNKAESEHRGARSNPDLDLAGRTFSDHDALESAKRRYKAAGDKLDEAVSKLNSARSELDDLIRRAHALEDDHKSVAHAKERAIREAADSTADPDWNDFKDWWGEHGGDVVGVAAGVLGVAAIFCPVLAPFAVGMSLLALGLHSYQYAKEGALWPPQKNVGNYITLGGDLLGAIPGAKLVGTGLATAARESGGIRAMLSGAEGAGRMSSIQQGVRGGWQGFRDGVLVGKQAIEDGAREAPYLIDRTVKHVAQKNLWSESVETAAKRGATAGATGALTASQVPSLLSDSKQAGDLNTSGGAYANVIGGIGDGVHGTSAGIASALGLGAVALGVAQ
- a CDS encoding acyl-CoA dehydrogenase family protein; translation: MPASTHTVTNQPPPLVDYDIFEADPALTETVARHAAPEHAEAVRAELSELGLGAGSAEAQEWGRQANEVPPVLRTHDRYGNRVDEVEFHPAWHRLMDRAVGAGLTDAWSRPDGQLRRTAGFYVWSQVEAGHGCPVSMTHAAVPALRREPEVAAEWEPLLSSHVYEPGLDRPARSKAGAIAGMGMTEKQGGSDVRANSTVAVPLTGEGAGSGEYVLTGHKWFCSAPMSDVFLVLAKVGGPEGQEGPEGPEGQGAPEGGGLTCFLVPRVLPDGSRNTFRIQRLKDKLGNRSNASSEVEFDGTTWARRVGEVGRGVATIIEMVAATRLDCVTGSAALMRQAVAQAAHHTAYRSAFGGLLADKPLMQNVLADLALESEAATALTMRLASAFDAAQGDSENAQRERALLRLAVPAAKYWVTKRCTPVVGEALECLGGNGYVEESGMPRLLRESPLNSIWEGSGNVQALDLLRALQRSPEALNAFLEEIGQARGTDHRLDAAVKDLLNELSDLDGIEARARRLVERMAQVLQGSLLVRYAPAAVADAYCASRLGGDWGTAFGTLPHTLDLRAIADRARPGVG
- a CDS encoding YihY/virulence factor BrkB family protein, producing MQPADETPPRQGGRFRRARVIYQNVPKRKMAWLLLKDTVDSCMEYRVLGLAAEAAFFTLISIPPLLLGLIGLLGYLDAWIGTDTIASIRQNFLNAATAVLSDRGVRQLARPLIDDVIRGGRPDVISLGFALALWSGSRAVNVFIDTITVMYGLDGHRGIVKTRLLAFLLYLVALVVGAVALPLMVAGPDAVLRLVPQAQWLVTVFYWPTVLLLSVAFLTTLYHVSVPVRSPWREDIPGALVALVMWVVGSVLLRLYITNTVEGPTIYGSLAAPVAVLLWIGVSAFAVLVGAAVNAAIDHVWPSVATAAARRMNERMREEAAAEVVAAAAARRAMRSAESTGGEDLEEDAPAEFPERWTKFLPHADIRSRLRSRRKR